The following nucleotide sequence is from Microbacterium imperiale.
AGCCGCCGCCCGGCAAGGAGCGCGTGTTCGGCGCCGACGCGTCGCACGCCTGGCTGGCCGTCTGGCTGCCGGTCACCGATCAATGGCTCGCGATCGACCCGACCAACGACCACTGGGCCGACGACCGCTACGTGACGGTCGCATGGGGACGCGACTACGGCGACGTCTCTCCCGTGAAGGGCATCATCTTCACCGAGGCGAAGACCTCGACCCTGCGCGTCTCGGTCGACGTCGCCCCGCTCGAGGACTGAGGCTCCGCGCGACGCCCGAATGCTGAAGGCTGAAGGCTGGAATCAGGCGAGGAAGCCGCGCAGCAGAGCCTCGGAGCCGGCGAGGTGTTCGAGCACGGCGGTCTCCGCCGCCTCGGGACGGCCGGCGAGGATGGCCGCGACGATGCGGTCGTGCTGGATGTCGGAGTGCTCGATCGAGCGCGCGAGCAGCGGGAAGGCGTCGAGCCACGCGTTGACGCGCGCCCGGTTCTCGGTGAGAAGCGCGAGCAGCGAGGGGATGCCGGCGAGCTCGGCAATCGCGAGGTGGAGCAGCGTGTCCCGGCGGCGGTACTCGGCCTCGGGCGCCGCATGCACGGCGGCGTGTCGCGCCCGCAGCTCGGCACGCTCGGCCTCCGTCAGCTGCCGCGACGCGACGGCGCGCGCGGCCCCGGCCTCGAGCACACGGCGCAGCCCCAGCACGTCGTCCAGCTCGGCGGCGGTCAGCTCCAGGCGCGCCGGCGCGGGCACCGGATCGGCGACGAACGTGCCGCCGTAGCGGCCGCGACGACGTTCGAGATAGCCGGCGTCGGCGAGTTCGCCGATCGCCTGCCGCACGGTGTCGCGGCTGACCTCGTACCGGGCGGCGAGATCACGCTCGGACGGCAGCGACTCCCCGGGCGCGACGACGCCGAGCCTGACGGTCTGCACGATGCGGGCGACGGTGTCTTCGAGCGCGTTGCCGCCGCGCACCGGGCGGTACACCGTGCGGCGCACATCGGGCGGGACGTGTGCAGTCATCCCTCCGACCCTACGGTCAGAGCGGCGTGACGTAGGCGTTGGTGATTCCGCCGTCGACGACGAAGGCCGTCGCGGTGATGAAGGATGCGTCGTCCGAGGCGAGGAAAGCGACGGATGCGGCGAGCTCCTCGGGCTCGGCGAAGCGACCCATCGGCACGTGCACCAGGCGCCGCTGCGCCCGCTCGGGGTCCTTCGCGAACAGCTCCCGCAGGAGCGGGGTGTTCACCGGCCCGGGACACAGGGCATTGACCCGGATGCCCTGGCGCGCGAACTGCACGCCGAGTTCGCGGGTGAGTGCGAGCACCCCGCCCTTCGAGGCGGTGTAAGAGATCTGCGAGGTCGCCGAGCCGAGCAGCGCGACGAAGGATGCGGTGTTGATGATCGATCCGCGGCCCGCCGGCACCATGTGGCGCAGCGCTGCGCGAGAGCAGAGGTAGACGCTCTTGAGATTGACGTCCTGCACGCGATCCCAGGCGGGCAGCTCGGTCGTCTCGATCGAGTCGTCGTCGGCGGGAGAGATCCCGGCGTTGTTGAAAGCGATGTCGATCGAGCCGAGGTCGGCGGCGGCGCCGTCGAAGAGCGCGTTCACCGACGCCTCGTCGGCGACGTCGACCTGGCGGAAGACGCCCCCCACCTCGTCGGCCGCGCGCCGCCCCGACTCCGGGTCGAGGTCGGCGACGACGACGCGCGCGCCCTCCGCAGCGAATCGGCGGGCGGTGGCCAAGCCGATACCGCTCGCGCCGCCGGTGACGATGGCGACGCGGTCGCGCAGGCGTGCGGTGAGGTCCATTCGGGTTCCTTTCGGTGTTGCGGTGAAGGTCGATCAGCTCGCGAAGAAGACGTTCTTCGTCTGGGTGAACTGCTCAGCGGCATCCGGTCCGAGCTCGCGGCCGAGCCCCGAGGCCTTCATGCCTCCGAACGGTGTGGCGTACCGCACGGAGGAGTGCGAGTTGACCGAGAGCACGCCGCTGCGGACTCCGCGCGAGACGCGGACGGCCCGGGCGAGGTTCTCGGTCCAGATGGAGCCGGCCAGCCCGTAGATGGTGTCGTTCGCGAGTCGGATGGCGTCGGCCTCGTCGTCGAAGGGCAGCACCGCCACGACCGGACCGAAGATCTCCTCCTGCGCGATGCGGTCTCGCGGCGATGCCAGGACGACCGTCGGGGCGAACCAGAATCCGCCGCCGTCGGGGGCCGACCCGCGGAACGCCACGTCGGCGCCGTCGAGGAACCCGGCGACGCGGTCGCGATGACCGGCCGAGATGAGCGGCCCCATCTGCGTCGCCCGGTCGTTCGGATCACCGACGACCCAGTTCCCGACGGCCGGCTCGAGCAGTTCGAGGAAGCGGTCGTAGACCGAGCGCTGCACGAGGATGCGGCTGCGCGCGCAGCAGTCCTGGCCGGCGTTGTCGAAGACGGCCCCGGGAGCCGCCTCGGCGGCTCGTTCGAGGTCGGCGTCGGCGAAGACGATGTTCGCGCTCTTGCCGCCGAGCTCGAGGGTGACCGGCTTGAGCGCGCGTGCGCATCCGGCCGCGACCTCGGTGCCGACCCGCGTCGACCCGGTGAAGACGACCTTCCGCACGTCGGGATGCGACACGAAGCGCTGACCGACGACGGGTCCGGCACCGGGGATGACGGTGAACAGGCCTTCGGGAATCCCCGCCTCAAGGGCCAGCTCCGCCAATCGGATGGCCGTCAGCGGTGTGAGCTCGGCGGGTTTGAGCACGACAGCGTTGCCGGCGGCGAGCGCGGGAGCGAACCCCCATGACGCGATCGTCATCGGGAAGTTCCAGGGCACGATGATCCCCACCACGCCGTACGGCTCGAGGAAGGTCACGTCGAGCCCGCCCGCGACCGGGATCTGCCGACCGCTGAGGCGCTCCGGGGCTCCGGCGTAGTAGTCGAGCACTTGCGCGACGTGCTCGGCCTCCCACTCGGCCGAGGCGATCGGATGCCCCGCTTCGCGCACCTCGAGGCGCGCGAGCTCGTCCACGTGGTCACGCACGACCGCGGCGAACCGGCGGAGGACCGACGCTCGCGCGAACGGCGAGTCGGCGGCCCAGGCGCGCTGGGCGACGACGGCTCGTGCGATGGCGGCATCCGTCTCGTCGGTCGAGGCGCTCGGCACCTCGGCGAACGCGACGCCCGTCGAGGGATCGACCAGGGTGTGCACGCTCATGCCGGCACCGCCGCGTGCTCGGATCGCCGGGCCGCATGCTCGGCAGCCGCCGCGACGAGCCCGAGGAAGAGCCGCCGGTCCTCGGAGTTCTCTTCGGGATGCCACTGCACCGCGACGAGGTAGTCCTCGCCGGGCGCCTCGACCGCCTGGACGAGGCCGTCGTCCGTGCGCGCGGTCACCACGAGGCCGTCGCCGAGGCGGTCGACGCCCTGGTGGTGGTAGCTCTTCACCGACAGCTCCCCCGCACCGACGAGCCCCGCCAGGCGCGTGCCGTCGTCCACGAGCACCACGTTGTCGGCGAACACCCCGCCGCCGATGCGGAACCGGTCCGTGCCGAGCGCATCGGGCAGGTGCTGATGCAGGGTGCCGCCGGCGGCGACGTTGATGAGCTGCAGGCCCCGACAGATGCCGAAGACGGGGATGCCGCGCCGCCGGGCGCCCCGCAGGAGTGCGAGCTCCCAGTCGTCGCGGTCGGGACGCGCGGGGTCGGTCAGCGGGTGCCGCGGGGCGCCGTAGAGCTCGGGCTGCACGTCGAGCCCGCCGGTGAGCACGAGCCCGTCCAGGCCGTCGAGCACCGCCGCGGCGGCCGCTTCGGGTGAGGGCTGGGGCGGCAGGAGCACCGCGACGCCGCCCGACGCGGTGACCGAGTCGAAGTACTGCTGGGGCAGGAAGCTCGCCCGCACGTCCCAGACCCCCTGCTTCGCGCGCTCGAGATAGGTCGTGAGGCCGATGACCGGGCGGGGGTCAGAGTCGTTCGAAGCCACGGATGCGCTCCCAGTCGGTGACGGCGGCGTCGTAGGCCTCGACCTCGATGCGCGCCTGGTTCAGGTAGTGGGCCACCACGTCGTCGCCGAACGCCGCCCGCGCGACGTCCGACCGCTCGAAGAGGGCAGCGGCCTCGCGGAGCGTCGTGGGCAGATGGGCGACGTCGGAATCGTAGGCGTTGCCCGTGAGCGGAGCCGGCAGCGGCAGCTCGTTCTCGATCCCGTGCAGTCCGCCCGCGATGATCGCGGCGATCGCGAGGTACGGGTTGACGTCGCCCCCGGGCACCCGGTTCTCGACTCGCAGCGAGGCGCCGTGGCCGACGACCCGCAGCGCGCACGTGCGATTGTCGACGCCCCAGGCCACCCCCGTCGGGGCGAACGATCCCTTGGCGTAGCGCTTGTAGGAGTTGATCGTCGGGGCGTACAGCAGCGTGAACTCCCGCAGAGTGGCGAGGATGCCGGCGATCCAGTGGCCCATGAGCGGGCTGAACCCGTGATCGCCCTCTCCCGCCATCACCGCCTCGCCGTCGGCGCCCCGCACCGAGAGGTGGATATGGCAGCTGTTGCCCTCGCGCTGATCGAACTTCGCCATGAAGGTCAGCGACTTGCCGTGCCGGTCGGCGATCTCCTTCGCGCCGTTCTTGTAGATCGTGTGGTTGTCGGCCGTCTCGAGCACCTCGGCGTAGCGGAACGAGATCTCC
It contains:
- a CDS encoding 3-oxoacyl-ACP reductase — its product is MDLTARLRDRVAIVTGGASGIGLATARRFAAEGARVVVADLDPESGRRAADEVGGVFRQVDVADEASVNALFDGAAADLGSIDIAFNNAGISPADDDSIETTELPAWDRVQDVNLKSVYLCSRAALRHMVPAGRGSIINTASFVALLGSATSQISYTASKGGVLALTRELGVQFARQGIRVNALCPGPVNTPLLRELFAKDPERAQRRLVHVPMGRFAEPEELAASVAFLASDDASFITATAFVVDGGITNAYVTPL
- a CDS encoding glutamine synthetase family protein; the protein is MPGTLTAAELDAAIDSGEIDTVIVAFPDAQGRLVGKRVSGRFWQDTVLPHGAEACNYLLSVDVDVNTVEGYTMSSWEKGYGDMTLVPDLDTLRRIPWQPGTALAMADLGWEGGDAVAQSPRSILSAQRARLAERGLTAFAGTELEFIVFDDGFREAWAKRYQGLRASTDYNVDYNLLATTRLEPLLRDIRLGMDGAGMYCEGVKGECNDGQQEISFRYAEVLETADNHTIYKNGAKEIADRHGKSLTFMAKFDQREGNSCHIHLSVRGADGEAVMAGEGDHGFSPLMGHWIAGILATLREFTLLYAPTINSYKRYAKGSFAPTGVAWGVDNRTCALRVVGHGASLRVENRVPGGDVNPYLAIAAIIAGGLHGIENELPLPAPLTGNAYDSDVAHLPTTLREAAALFERSDVARAAFGDDVVAHYLNQARIEVEAYDAAVTDWERIRGFERL
- a CDS encoding aldehyde dehydrogenase family protein, coding for MSVHTLVDPSTGVAFAEVPSASTDETDAAIARAVVAQRAWAADSPFARASVLRRFAAVVRDHVDELARLEVREAGHPIASAEWEAEHVAQVLDYYAGAPERLSGRQIPVAGGLDVTFLEPYGVVGIIVPWNFPMTIASWGFAPALAAGNAVVLKPAELTPLTAIRLAELALEAGIPEGLFTVIPGAGPVVGQRFVSHPDVRKVVFTGSTRVGTEVAAGCARALKPVTLELGGKSANIVFADADLERAAEAAPGAVFDNAGQDCCARSRILVQRSVYDRFLELLEPAVGNWVVGDPNDRATQMGPLISAGHRDRVAGFLDGADVAFRGSAPDGGGFWFAPTVVLASPRDRIAQEEIFGPVVAVLPFDDEADAIRLANDTIYGLAGSIWTENLARAVRVSRGVRSGVLSVNSHSSVRYATPFGGMKASGLGRELGPDAAEQFTQTKNVFFAS
- a CDS encoding FadR/GntR family transcriptional regulator gives rise to the protein MTAHVPPDVRRTVYRPVRGGNALEDTVARIVQTVRLGVVAPGESLPSERDLAARYEVSRDTVRQAIGELADAGYLERRRGRYGGTFVADPVPAPARLELTAAELDDVLGLRRVLEAGAARAVASRQLTEAERAELRARHAAVHAAPEAEYRRRDTLLHLAIAELAGIPSLLALLTENRARVNAWLDAFPLLARSIEHSDIQHDRIVAAILAGRPEAAETAVLEHLAGSEALLRGFLA
- a CDS encoding gamma-glutamyl-gamma-aminobutyrate hydrolase family protein, with the protein product MASNDSDPRPVIGLTTYLERAKQGVWDVRASFLPQQYFDSVTASGGVAVLLPPQPSPEAAAAAVLDGLDGLVLTGGLDVQPELYGAPRHPLTDPARPDRDDWELALLRGARRRGIPVFGICRGLQLINVAAGGTLHQHLPDALGTDRFRIGGGVFADNVVLVDDGTRLAGLVGAGELSVKSYHHQGVDRLGDGLVVTARTDDGLVQAVEAPGEDYLVAVQWHPEENSEDRRLFLGLVAAAAEHAARRSEHAAVPA